The Candidatus Hydrogenedentota bacterium sequence AGTCCGCCGTACCGTCTTCCTGAACCGCGGGCCATAAACGACGGGGGAATGCCGGATTGATGCGGTGTTCCGCCAGCATGGCTTCGCAGCGTTCCTCGATATCCCGGAAATCCTCCGAGTTTCGGTCCATGCCGAGATATGAGGCCACACCGTCAACGCCGCCGAAATGGTTTTCGTGGGTGGGCCCGTCGGGAAGCGCGAAGTTCCATACCGTCAGCGCGACGGGGAGCTCGACGCCGGCTATCCCCGCTCCCGAAACCCGCACGGCACTGGTATAGGCTCCGGCGGGGGCGTCCTTGGGAACGGTCACGTCCACCCAGACTACCTGATTCCGGCCTTGCCAGACGTCGAAGCCGTTGCCGCCGAAACGTCCAGGCTGTAACGTGCCTTCCTCGCCGTTCCAGCGCGGTTTTCCGAGCGCTTCTCCCGTATAGGGGTTCACGAAAGGAACAAGCGGGTCGGGCACGAGCCCCGGTCCCTCGGTGGCCTTGTACCCTCCACGGCGAATGGGCACGCACTCTTCGCGAAACAGGCGCACGTTGGCTTCGGGGATGACGTAGTCGCCGTTCTTCAGGGGGTCTATGGCCACTTGGACATTCGTGAGCACTGTTCCTTCGGCGAAGACCGCGACCTGAAAGGACTCCGTCTCGTTTTTCGCGGCGCTGATGGTTGCGGTTGCGTCACCCTGGGTCGTATCGGTGGGACGGAGGCGCACCGTCGAGGGCAGGCACCTTACCGCGGCCGGGGACTGCGCCCATCCTTCCGAGGCGGCCCAGCACAGGCTCGATATCACGATTAAGGCAACGATGGTTCGCATATTGCGGGCCTCCCTGGTCAGAAGACAGCGGTTCTTCCTTCTTTCGCAGCACGTTTTGGGGTTTTGCGCACTGAGATCCTAATGTATAAGCGTTTTTTTATCAAGCGCTTGTGACGGTGATGCGCGCAAAGGCCCGGGGCGACGACGGGTCAACGGCGTTGCGTCAAGGGTGACCGTTGCGTTACGATTAGTCAGGCTGTGACGCATCGAAAAGAGTAGAACCGGCGGGCCTGCACAGCGTGCCGATAGCGTCATTCTATCTGTCGGACAAGGGAAGGAGCGTTCTCGGATGCGATGTTCAACGTATTGGGCCGCGCGGCTTATCTGTGGGGCGATGGTATGGATCGCGCTTGTATTTCCGGCACTGGGCGCCGAAGGAGACAGCGCCGATGGCGAGACGACGGCATCGCCCCCCGCGGAAATGAAGGGTTTGCCGCTGCTGCATTTCGAGGCGTTCGAAAAAGACCCCGCGGAAACACTGAACCAGTGGAAACCGACTGATCCCAAGGCGTGGGCCATCGTCGAGACGGAGCAAGGCCACGCCTATGCCTTGCAGGGCAAGAGCGATTACAACCCGCCCGTACGGTCTCCCCTAAACATCTCGCTTCTCACCACACTCGATGTGACCGATTTCGTTCTTCAGGCGGACATGAAACAGACGGGCACGGAATATGGGCATCGGGACATGTGCATCTTCTTCGGATATCAGGATCCCTCCCATTTCTATTACGTGCACATTGCGACCAAAGCCGACGAGCACGCGAATTCTGTGTTCATCGTCAATAACGAACCGCGCCTCTCGATCGCCAGAGAGCGCACGGATGGCACGGATTGGGGCTCCGGCGTGTATCACAAGGTGCGCGTCGAGCGCGATTGTACGTCCGGCTCCATCAAGGTGTTTTTCGACGACATGAGCAAGCCGATCATGACCGCTGAAGACAAGACGTTCCTTTACGGGAAGGTGGGATTCGGCTCGTTTGACGATACCGGCATCGTTGATAATGTGACGTTGTGGGGGAAGAAGAAGGGATAGGCCAGCCTCTTTCTTTTTTCTGGTCAGGGAGAACACGGTATTCATGAAGTGCGAGTGGTGTGGGGTCCACGGTTCCGTGGGCTTCTGCGTCGAGTGCAAGAAACTGCTTTGCGAAGACTGCGCCGAGACCTGCGCCAATTGCGGGGGAGCAATCTGTCACGAGCACGTGCGGGAGACGGCCTATCGCCGGTTGTGCCCGGCGTGCATGCGCGAGCGCAACGCGCAATTCGCGGCCGTCATTGACGAGATGCAGCGCCACGCCTACGAAATGGCGAACCAGACCGACGGGCAGATGGGCCTGTTCTTCGAGCGCCTGATCGACGTGCTCGAGCAAGTGCGGCGGCGCGACAGGGACCTTCAGGAGGCCCAGTCGCAACTCGAGGAGCGCATCGCGCTTCGCACCAATGCGCTCCACCGCCAGGTGCACGAGTACCAGCGGCAGGTCCAGGAAAGGGAAGCTGCCTATCACAACATGGCGGCCATGAGAGAAGCCGCCATTCAGGCCAGCCGCGCCAAGAACCTGTTTCTGGCCAACACCAGCCACGAAATCCGCACGCCCATGAACGGCGTGATCGCCATGACTGACCTGCTTCTGGATACCGGTCTGACTCCAATCCAGCGGCGCTACGTCGAGACCATTCAGCGTTCCGGGCGCGCCTTGCTGGCGCTGGTGGGCGACATTCTGGACTACTCGCGGATCGAGGCGGGGCGCCTCACCATCACTCCAATCCCCTTCGACCTTGAGGTGACGATCACGGATGTTGTGGAACTGCTGGCGCCCCGCGCGGAAGAAAAGGGCCTGGCCCTTATCATGCGCTATGCGCCCAATGCTCCCCGGAGGCTGATTGGTGACGCGGGGCGCATGCGTCAAATCCTGACCAACCTTATCGGTAACGCCATCAAGTTCACCCACCAGGGCCATGTCCTGGTAAATACCGAGTGCCTCGGCATGGATGAGGAGCGGGCCATTCTCCGAATCGCCGTCGAGGATACGGGAATCGGGATTCCCGAATCGCGGATGAACGACATTTTCCGCCAGTTCGTTCAGGCCGACAACATCACGTACCAGCACTACGGCGGCACGGGGCTGGGATTGCCCATTACGCACAAGCTGGCACGAATGATGGGCGGACGGATTGGGGTCAAGAGCAAGGAAGGCGGCGGGTCGCGTTTCCGGGTGACGCTGCCGTTCGCGCTGGATCAAGAGGCCGCTCTCATTCCCGTTGGCGGGCACGGCGATTTGGCCGGTTTGCGGATTCTCATTGTGGACCCGAGCCAGGTAAGCCAGCACATTCTCTATGAACAGATAAGCAGTTGGAAACTTCGCAGCGAGACGGCATCGACCCGCGAAAAGGCATTGGCGGGGTTGCGGGCCATGGAGCGCGAGGGCGATCCCTTTCATATGACCCTCATCAGCCATCAACCCGGCCAATTGGACGCCATCGAGCTGGGCGAGGCCATTAAGGCGTCGCCGGATATCGAGAAGACCGTGTTGGTGATGCTTTCGCGGTCGGGTCAGCGCGGAGATGCGGCCCGTGCGGCCGCGGCGGGATTTGCCGCCTACTTGAGCGGCATCCTGCGCAGCAGCGAATTGCATGCTATGCTCTGCGCGGTCTGGTCGGCCCATACCAGCGGCAAGAAAGGCGGGCTCATCACGCGCCACACCATCGCCGAGGCCCGTGAAACGGGAAAGGTGAGGGAATCCCGGCCGAAACCCTATATCAACGCGAGTATTCTGGTGGTTGACGACGAGCCGGTGAATCGGGAAGTCGCGATCGAGGTGCTCAATGCGCTGGGATGCCAGGTTACCGTGGCTGGCAATGGCCGCGAGGGCATCGAGAGATATCGCGAAGGCCAGTTCGACGCCGTCTTGATGGATTGCGAAATGCCGGTCCTGGACGGGTACGAGGCGGCCCGCGCGATTCGGCAAGGCGAGGGCAAGGCGAGCCACGTGCCCATTATTGCGATGACGGGTCACGCGTCTGACCTCGAACAGGCCAAGTCCATTGCGTCAGGGATGGACGACCATATCGTGAAACCGGTCGAACCCCACGTGCTGATGGGCTTGCTCATGCGCTGGCTTTATAAACAACCTGCCGGCGTGCCGGAGGAAGGCATGCCGATTAAGGAGACCGTCATGCCCGAGAAGAACGAATCGGCGGGAGGAAAGGAATCCGCCGCAGATGAGCCGATGGTGCTCGATAAATCCCGCGCGCTGGACGTGGCGGGCGGGAGCCCGAGAATCCTCAAACGTGTTACCAGCGTGTTCCTCGAGAACTTCCCAAAACAGGTGGCAGAACTGGCGGACGCGCTTGCGGAAGGACAGCGCGAGCTCGTTCAGCGAAAGGCCCACGCCCTCAAGAGCGCCGCGGCCTCTCTGGGCGGCGCCCGTGTCAACGAGATTGCCCTGGAGATCGAGACGGCCGCGAAAGAGGACCGCTTGGCGGAAGCTCAGGAGCGCTACGGCAAAGAACTTCTCACCGAGTTCGCCCGCCTGAAAAGGGCCCTTGAGGAAGTCGACTGGGACAAGGAGGCCGCCGCGTTGTCATAGCGGCTTTGCCACGAACGGGGGGCGCGGCTGCCAAGGAGGCCGTTCCGAGGTCCTCGCGTATTGGGGCGGGGCGCAAATCCGCCGCATTCTGAGGTGGCGGCCGGAATCCCTTCAGGGAACCCTGCGACAGTCTTCATGGCGCGGGCTCGATACCGCCGCACCAGACGATATCGCCTTGAAGACCGCCGCTGCCGGTCAGAGGCATCCCGGCATCGTCCATGCCATTGGGTCCGACGCTGTAAAGCAGAAAACCGCTTTCGTCGGTCTTGTAGATGTAAGAATTCCCCGAGAAAGTATCGAGGGGCAGATTCTCCAGGTATTGCGGTGCAAGCTGTCCGAGTATTTCAGGATACTTGCCGGTATCGCGCTGAAACGTTTTGATTGCGAGGGCGATTCGCGCCAAGTCGGCGAGGGCGATGTGGCGCTCGAATGCCTGGGAGGCTCTCACGAGTGCGGGCGCCGTGATCTGCACCATCGCTTTCCAGGGCAACACGAAACGGCCTTGTTTGGCGTCAATGGCCTCGAGCGGCGCCATGAGC is a genomic window containing:
- a CDS encoding response regulator — its product is MKCEWCGVHGSVGFCVECKKLLCEDCAETCANCGGAICHEHVRETAYRRLCPACMRERNAQFAAVIDEMQRHAYEMANQTDGQMGLFFERLIDVLEQVRRRDRDLQEAQSQLEERIALRTNALHRQVHEYQRQVQEREAAYHNMAAMREAAIQASRAKNLFLANTSHEIRTPMNGVIAMTDLLLDTGLTPIQRRYVETIQRSGRALLALVGDILDYSRIEAGRLTITPIPFDLEVTITDVVELLAPRAEEKGLALIMRYAPNAPRRLIGDAGRMRQILTNLIGNAIKFTHQGHVLVNTECLGMDEERAILRIAVEDTGIGIPESRMNDIFRQFVQADNITYQHYGGTGLGLPITHKLARMMGGRIGVKSKEGGGSRFRVTLPFALDQEAALIPVGGHGDLAGLRILIVDPSQVSQHILYEQISSWKLRSETASTREKALAGLRAMEREGDPFHMTLISHQPGQLDAIELGEAIKASPDIEKTVLVMLSRSGQRGDAARAAAAGFAAYLSGILRSSELHAMLCAVWSAHTSGKKGGLITRHTIAEARETGKVRESRPKPYINASILVVDDEPVNREVAIEVLNALGCQVTVAGNGREGIERYREGQFDAVLMDCEMPVLDGYEAARAIRQGEGKASHVPIIAMTGHASDLEQAKSIASGMDDHIVKPVEPHVLMGLLMRWLYKQPAGVPEEGMPIKETVMPEKNESAGGKESAADEPMVLDKSRALDVAGGSPRILKRVTSVFLENFPKQVAELADALAEGQRELVQRKAHALKSAAASLGGARVNEIALEIETAAKEDRLAEAQERYGKELLTEFARLKRALEEVDWDKEAAALS